A DNA window from Callospermophilus lateralis isolate mCalLat2 chromosome X, mCalLat2.hap1, whole genome shotgun sequence contains the following coding sequences:
- the LOC143386104 gene encoding coiled-coil domain-containing protein 120 isoform X2, giving the protein MEVKGQLINSPTFNASAALFGEAAPQVKSERLRGLLDRQRALQEALSLKLQELRKVCLQEAELTGQLPPECPLEPGERPQLVRRRPPAARAYPPLHPNPAHHSLCPVEELEREVSVQQQIAAAARRLALAPELSGEQRRRRRQVQADALRRLHELEEQLGDVRARLGLPVLPPQPLPLSAGALITTQGVCLGTRLAQLSQEDVVLHSESSSLSESGASHDNEEPRGCFSLAERPSPPKAWDQLRAVSGGSPERRTPWKPPPSDLYGDLKSRRNSVASPTSPTRSLPRSASSFEGRSVPATPVLTRGTGPQLCKPEGLHSRQWSGSQDSQMGFPRADPASDRASLFAARTRRSNSSEALLVDRAAAGGAGSPPAPLAPPATGPPVCKSSEVLYERPQPTPAFSSRTAGPPDPPRAARPSSAAPASRGAPRLPPVCGDFLLDYSLDRGLPRSGGGAGWGELLPAAEVSGPLSRRDGLLAMLPGPPPMYAADGSSPLLRSKDPHTRATRTKPCGLPLEAAEGPEVHSNPLLWMPPPTRIPPTGERSGHKNLALEGLRDWYIRNSGLAMGPQRRPMLPHVGPPHPPFLHARCYEVGQALYGGPSQAPLPHSRSFTAPPVSSRYYADFLYPPELNARLSDLTLEGDQSSSSDPQTPGTLV; this is encoded by the exons ATGGAAGTCAAAGGTCAGCTGATCAACTCTCCTACCTTCAATGCCTCAG CTGCCCTTTTTGGAGAGGCTGCCCCCCAGGTGAAGTCAGAGCGTCTGAGGGGACTGCTTGACCGGCAGCGGGCCCTGCAAGAGGCCCTGAGCCTGAAACTTCAAGAACTCCGAAaagtgtgtctccaggaggcg GAGCTGACTGGCCAACTGCCCCCTGAGTGCCCACTGGAACCTGGTGAACGGCCCCAGTTGGTGCGCCGTCGGCCCCCTGCAGCCCGTGCCTACCCTCCACTGCATCCCAATCCAGCACATCACTCCTTGTGCCCTGTTGAG GAGCTGGAACGGGAAGTGTCGGTGCAGCAGCAGATTGCAGCCGCTGCTCGACGCTTGGCCCTAGCCCCTGAGCTGAGTGGTGAACAGCGGCGACGCAGGCGCCAGGTACAGGCGGATGCACTGAGGAGGCTGCATGAGTTGGAGGAGCAGCTGGGGGATGTCCGGGCCCGCCTTGGCCTCCCAGTTCTCCCTCCCCAGCCACTGCCGCTGTCTGCAGGGGCACTTATCACCACCCAGGGAGTCTGCCTGGGCACACGCCTAGCTCAGCTCAGCCAAG aagatgtagttcTGCACTCGGAGAGCAGCTCCCTCTCAGAGTCTGGGGCCAGCCATGATAATG AGGAACCCCGTGGCTGCTTCTCTCTGGCAGAGCGCCCTTCGCCACCAAAGGCTTGGGACCAGCTGCGAGCAGTATCTGGGGGGAGCCCTGAGCGACGAACTCCATGGAAACCACCTCCTTCAGATCTTTATGGGGATCTGAAGAGCCGGAGGAACTCTGTGGCCAGCCCCACCAG CCCCACACGCTCGCTGCCCAGGAGTGCCTCCAGTTTTGAGGGGCGAAGTGTGCCTGCCACCCCTGTCCTCACCCGGGGCACTGGCCCCCAGCTCTGCAA GCCCGAAGGCCTCCATTCTCGACAGTGGTCCGGCAGCCAAGACTCCCAGATGGGCTTCCCCCGGGCGGACCCTGCCTCAGATCGCGCCTCCCTCTTCGCAGCTCGCACTCGCCGCAGCAACAGCTCTGAGGCCCTGCTGGTGGACCGGGCTGCTGCTGGGGGAGCTGGCTCTCCGCCTGCCCCTCTGGCTCCCCCTGCCACTGGCCCACCAGTCTGCAAGAGCAGTGAGGTGCTGTATGAGCGGCCCCAACCAACCCCTGCCTTCTCCTCTCGCACAGCAGGGCCCCCAGACCCTCCCCGGGCCGCCAGGCCTAGTTCAGCTGCCCCTGCTTCCCGTGGAGCCCCCCGGCTCCCACCTGTGTGTGGGGACTTCCTCTTGGACTATTCCTTGGACCGAGGCCTGCCCCGCAGTGGCGGCGGGGCAGGCTGGGGGGAGCTGCTGCCTGCAGCTGAGGTCTCAGGACCACTCTCCCGCCGGGATGGGCTCCTCGCCATGCTCCCTGGCCCACCACCCATGTATGCAGCTGATGGCAGCAGCCCCCTCCTCCGCAGCAAGGACCCCCACACCCGTGCCACCCGTACCAAGCCCTGTGGCCTGCCCCTGGAAGCTGCTGAGGGTCCAGAGGTGCATTCAAACCCTCTGCTATGGATGCCCCCACCCACCCGGATCCCCCCGACGGGTGAGCGCAGTGGCCACAAGAACCTTGCCCTGGAAGGGCTGCGGGACTGGTACATCCGGAACTCGGGACTGGCCATGGGGCCCCAGCGCCGGCCTATGCTCCCTCACGTGGGCCCACCACACCCACCCTTCCTTCATGCCCGCTGCTATGAGGTGGGCCAGGCGCTGTATGGGGGCCCCAGCCAGGCTCCGCTCCCGCACTCGAGGAGTTTCACGGCACCCCCTGTTTCCAGCAG ATACTACGCGGACTTCCTGTACCCCCCGGAGCTGAACGCTCGTTTAAGTGACCTGACGCTAGAGGGGGACCAGTCTTCCAGTTCTGACCCCCAGACCCCAGGGACACTGGTCTGA
- the LOC143386104 gene encoding coiled-coil domain-containing protein 120 isoform X1, which produces MEVKGQLINSPTFNASAALFGEAAPQVKSERLRGLLDRQRALQEALSLKLQELRKVCLQEAELTGQLPPECPLEPGERPQLVRRRPPAARAYPPLHPNPAHHSLCPVEELEREVSVQQQIAAAARRLALAPELSGEQRRRRRQVQADALRRLHELEEQLGDVRARLGLPVLPPQPLPLSAGALITTQGVCLGTRLAQLSQEDVVLHSESSSLSESGASHDNEEPRGCFSLAERPSPPKAWDQLRAVSGGSPERRTPWKPPPSDLYGDLKSRRNSVASPTSPTRSLPRSASSFEGRSVPATPVLTRGTGPQLCKPEGLHSRQWSGSQDSQMGFPRADPASDRASLFAARTRRSNSSEALLVDRAAAGGAGSPPAPLAPPATGPPVCKSSEVLYERPQPTPAFSSRTAGPPDPPRAARPSSAAPASRGAPRLPPVCGDFLLDYSLDRGLPRSGGGAGWGELLPAAEVSGPLSRRDGLLAMLPGPPPMYAADGSSPLLRSKDPHTRATRTKPCGLPLEAAEGPEVHSNPLLWMPPPTRIPPTGERSGHKNLALEGLRDWYIRNSGLAMGPQRRPMLPHVGPPHPPFLHARCYEVGQALYGGPSQAPLPHSRSFTAPPVSSRYGGCFY; this is translated from the exons ATGGAAGTCAAAGGTCAGCTGATCAACTCTCCTACCTTCAATGCCTCAG CTGCCCTTTTTGGAGAGGCTGCCCCCCAGGTGAAGTCAGAGCGTCTGAGGGGACTGCTTGACCGGCAGCGGGCCCTGCAAGAGGCCCTGAGCCTGAAACTTCAAGAACTCCGAAaagtgtgtctccaggaggcg GAGCTGACTGGCCAACTGCCCCCTGAGTGCCCACTGGAACCTGGTGAACGGCCCCAGTTGGTGCGCCGTCGGCCCCCTGCAGCCCGTGCCTACCCTCCACTGCATCCCAATCCAGCACATCACTCCTTGTGCCCTGTTGAG GAGCTGGAACGGGAAGTGTCGGTGCAGCAGCAGATTGCAGCCGCTGCTCGACGCTTGGCCCTAGCCCCTGAGCTGAGTGGTGAACAGCGGCGACGCAGGCGCCAGGTACAGGCGGATGCACTGAGGAGGCTGCATGAGTTGGAGGAGCAGCTGGGGGATGTCCGGGCCCGCCTTGGCCTCCCAGTTCTCCCTCCCCAGCCACTGCCGCTGTCTGCAGGGGCACTTATCACCACCCAGGGAGTCTGCCTGGGCACACGCCTAGCTCAGCTCAGCCAAG aagatgtagttcTGCACTCGGAGAGCAGCTCCCTCTCAGAGTCTGGGGCCAGCCATGATAATG AGGAACCCCGTGGCTGCTTCTCTCTGGCAGAGCGCCCTTCGCCACCAAAGGCTTGGGACCAGCTGCGAGCAGTATCTGGGGGGAGCCCTGAGCGACGAACTCCATGGAAACCACCTCCTTCAGATCTTTATGGGGATCTGAAGAGCCGGAGGAACTCTGTGGCCAGCCCCACCAG CCCCACACGCTCGCTGCCCAGGAGTGCCTCCAGTTTTGAGGGGCGAAGTGTGCCTGCCACCCCTGTCCTCACCCGGGGCACTGGCCCCCAGCTCTGCAA GCCCGAAGGCCTCCATTCTCGACAGTGGTCCGGCAGCCAAGACTCCCAGATGGGCTTCCCCCGGGCGGACCCTGCCTCAGATCGCGCCTCCCTCTTCGCAGCTCGCACTCGCCGCAGCAACAGCTCTGAGGCCCTGCTGGTGGACCGGGCTGCTGCTGGGGGAGCTGGCTCTCCGCCTGCCCCTCTGGCTCCCCCTGCCACTGGCCCACCAGTCTGCAAGAGCAGTGAGGTGCTGTATGAGCGGCCCCAACCAACCCCTGCCTTCTCCTCTCGCACAGCAGGGCCCCCAGACCCTCCCCGGGCCGCCAGGCCTAGTTCAGCTGCCCCTGCTTCCCGTGGAGCCCCCCGGCTCCCACCTGTGTGTGGGGACTTCCTCTTGGACTATTCCTTGGACCGAGGCCTGCCCCGCAGTGGCGGCGGGGCAGGCTGGGGGGAGCTGCTGCCTGCAGCTGAGGTCTCAGGACCACTCTCCCGCCGGGATGGGCTCCTCGCCATGCTCCCTGGCCCACCACCCATGTATGCAGCTGATGGCAGCAGCCCCCTCCTCCGCAGCAAGGACCCCCACACCCGTGCCACCCGTACCAAGCCCTGTGGCCTGCCCCTGGAAGCTGCTGAGGGTCCAGAGGTGCATTCAAACCCTCTGCTATGGATGCCCCCACCCACCCGGATCCCCCCGACGGGTGAGCGCAGTGGCCACAAGAACCTTGCCCTGGAAGGGCTGCGGGACTGGTACATCCGGAACTCGGGACTGGCCATGGGGCCCCAGCGCCGGCCTATGCTCCCTCACGTGGGCCCACCACACCCACCCTTCCTTCATGCCCGCTGCTATGAGGTGGGCCAGGCGCTGTATGGGGGCCCCAGCCAGGCTCCGCTCCCGCACTCGAGGAGTTTCACGGCACCCCCTGTTTCCAGCAGGTATGGGGGGTGCTTTTACTGA